In Litorimonas taeanensis, one DNA window encodes the following:
- the rimK gene encoding 30S ribosomal protein S6--L-glutamate ligase: MSTDKDNKQNIQLGWEEWVGLPDLSLPAIKAKVDTGARTSALHAVAIEPFGTERNPQVRFIMHPDPSDPSVEVVCSSKVIDRRNITSSNGSTELRYVIRCNVHIGGKKWPIDISLTNRETMGYRMLLGRSALTEEVSVTPSQSFQQPELSYSVYKKRQGKNAIPRRPLRIGILTQEPNNYSNKRMIEAAESRGHVIDCIETSRCYMAINAHKPEVHYDGAPLPRYDAIIPRIGSRMTFYGMAVVRQFESMGVYCLNKSSSIGNSRDKLLAHQVLAQHGLGMPTTAFARSSRDTKGIIDLVGGSPVVVKLLESTQGKGVVLAETRKAANALVDAFRGLNAHFLVQEFVKEANGSDLRCFVVDGKVMGAMMRTAQPGEFRSNVHQGGTVKKVRLTREERRVAVKAAKILKLNVAGVDILRSDSGPKILEVNSSPGLEGIEKATESDIAGTIIACIENNVPTVFRSKGK, from the coding sequence ATTTCTACTGACAAAGATAATAAGCAAAACATTCAACTTGGATGGGAAGAATGGGTTGGTCTGCCAGATCTATCACTACCGGCGATTAAAGCCAAAGTCGACACGGGCGCACGAACGTCTGCGCTTCATGCTGTAGCGATTGAACCTTTCGGCACTGAGAGAAACCCGCAAGTACGGTTTATAATGCATCCAGACCCGTCTGACCCCAGCGTAGAGGTCGTGTGCTCGTCTAAGGTTATCGACCGACGCAATATCACCAGCTCAAATGGCTCTACTGAATTACGCTATGTTATTCGCTGTAATGTGCATATTGGCGGGAAAAAATGGCCTATCGATATCTCGCTGACGAATCGTGAAACTATGGGATATCGCATGTTATTGGGTCGTTCGGCCCTGACCGAAGAAGTTTCGGTGACGCCGAGTCAGAGCTTCCAACAACCCGAATTGAGCTATTCTGTTTATAAGAAACGCCAAGGGAAAAATGCTATCCCGCGCCGCCCTCTTCGCATTGGTATTCTCACACAAGAGCCCAATAACTACTCCAACAAGCGGATGATTGAGGCCGCCGAATCGCGAGGGCACGTTATTGACTGTATTGAGACATCACGTTGCTACATGGCCATTAACGCCCATAAGCCCGAAGTGCACTATGACGGCGCGCCTCTGCCGCGTTACGATGCAATTATCCCGCGCATAGGCTCCCGTATGACATTTTACGGCATGGCCGTTGTTCGGCAATTTGAAAGCATGGGCGTGTACTGCCTTAATAAGAGCAGCTCTATCGGGAATTCACGCGATAAATTGCTAGCCCACCAAGTCTTGGCGCAACATGGCCTCGGCATGCCCACAACAGCTTTTGCAAGGAGCTCTCGCGACACAAAAGGCATTATAGATCTGGTCGGCGGCTCGCCCGTCGTTGTTAAACTGCTAGAATCTACGCAAGGAAAAGGTGTGGTTTTGGCCGAAACGCGCAAAGCCGCCAATGCCTTGGTCGATGCCTTTCGCGGCCTGAATGCGCATTTTCTGGTGCAAGAATTTGTAAAAGAAGCCAATGGCTCTGATCTACGCTGTTTTGTCGTTGATGGAAAAGTCATGGGCGCAATGATGCGCACAGCTCAACCCGGAGAATTTCGCTCTAACGTCCATCAAGGCGGCACAGTGAAAAAAGTCCGACTAACAAGAGAAGAGCGCCGTGTCGCCGTCAAGGCCGCGAAAATTCTTAAGCTCAATGTGGCTGGCGTAGATATATTACGGTCTGACAGTGGCCCAAAAATATTAGAGGTCAACTCTTCACCGGGCTTAGAAGGTATTGAGAAAGCTACAGAGAGCGACATTGCGGGTACAATCATTGCCTGTATCGAAAATAATGTCCCCACAGTCTTTCGTTCTAAAGGGAAATAA